The Cryptomeria japonica chromosome 6, Sugi_1.0, whole genome shotgun sequence genomic interval AAACAACCAAATTTCAGGGAAAGATTGTGACGAGAGATGCGCTTGCCTCTGTTGTGTCAATAACATCGAATCCCGAGTAATAATGCAGCCCAATACACATTCATCTTAGATTTCTAGATATAAAATTTTAAAAGGTGGTATGATTGGTCTTGTCTTGAGCATGTGCAGCATTTTAGTCTGTGTTTCTTGAATATTGTGAAAGTGTCCCGTTTATAAGATTATAAGATtactctctatctctcacaccttTATTTATCGTATTTCAATTCAAAAATGTGTTCCATGTAAACCTAGCTTAATTACATATATTTCAATTATATTAACAATTTAgaaaattcatttaatttttttggatttgatcatgtatgcaatttttttcatcaatattttgaatcatactctatgattcatcatgaGGATGAATAATGTAGACGGAAATTTTTTTCATCCTAATGATTCATCATGATTccaaacattgatgataaaaaattgcatatacaatagaatccaaaaaaaaaaaaaatcacaacatGAATTGTGGAAATCAAACGAAGTTATATAAATAGAATAATTATCTTATCGAAATCAAATCCTACACTATTTCATATTCATAATTTTAAGTTATGATATCAACTCTACTATTATTTTGAAATAGATAGGAATGGCTTAAGCCACACACACCAAGCTTATACTTCTatgtttaaaagtgttaaacactcagtgttgactgacattttctaggcttaatatgtttcttaatgtatgtggtcacactaagaatacacttctagacttaaaagtgttaaacatttagAGTTGATTGACATTCTCTATACTTAATATGTTCCTTAGTGTGTGGGATTTAGCACTCAGAgagatatatataaaaaaatgtacTAAATATGCTGCCTTACCATTCTAAAACTTAAATTCAACTTTAAAAGATAGTCTCTTCTATTAaaaaagttcaattttaaaaataataccATATATTTAAACATAGGTATAAAGTTAGCATACTCAATTCAACTAATATACATGAATTGATCTTCATATATGTATCAAAATAGACCTTAAAATTTGTTCCTCTGAAGCAAACATCACATAGTTTTAACTATTTTCAGGTGTTTCTAAAAGCGAGTCTTCTTCAAATTATTAAATATGTATAAAAAGCTTCTCTTAATTAACAaggaataataaattattttctaaaaacaaataaataaataaattatttattttttattacaagAAAATAGGTTTTACAAGGATCTGAAACCCAAACAAAAGAAATCTAGTGTCATCAAGGACAAACTAGACACCAAGCCACAATGAgcaatagcaaaaaaacaacaacaaaaatagttgttgcatatgaaaaatATATCTATATGGATTGTGTTATGTGAGATATCTCTATGAGGCATCATGTACACAATTGACATGTCTTGTCTAATAAACTATTTGTTGCATAAGGAAAATATATCTTTATGGATTGTGTTCTATGAGATCTCTCTTTGAGGCATCATATACATAATtgacatgccttgtctatgctcaCAATTTTACATAGATGTATAAGAGTATTTGCAAAAATACTATTATAGACTAAGAAACATATGCTCCAACATAATACATAGATGTCTACAAGAACATTTGCAATTACATTATTGTATACTAAGAAATAATTATAACAATTTTCATTTAGATATATAATAAGCTATTTGTAACAACATACATAAAATATATTCAAATTAAATTGttactttatttttaatttttttatctttaatatgtaattttttattttttatttagaaaaaaattctTTTTACTTTTAAAATTGTATTATTAATTtggatttatatatttattattaaatatttatatagataatttaatgtttaaataattatcAAATTATTAAATATGATTTAGATAAAACTTCTTCTAATTAATAAATATTGTGCTCACTAGAATACAGCCGTTCCTAAGCTTTCTCTTGATCTCTACATATTATGAATGATTCAACTTCATCCTCTaaatgctaaaattgatggttGCAACATGCTATCACTGAAATTTATATTcatcttaaatttaattaattattctccACCTCCATCACTTAAATCACATGATACAAATAAATCTTATTCAAATAATACCAACAAAATATTATTATTCATACACACGTGCAAAGTAGAACCAAAGAAACCAATATAAGTTGTAAAATAGATTTCACAATCTAAACTTCTTAATCCttttttctatttcatctattaAACAAAATGGTGAGCTATTCTATAACTGAATAACATTGTTATATGAACAaacatataatttaatattttaataataattttaattttaaaaagtaCTAATCTCATTGTACGGAAGTTCTTAAATGATATAAAATTTGTCTTAGAATCCCAAAGAAGCACCTGATtccaattattaaaaaaaatatatatatggcaAAGGATCTCAGACCTTAAGTATTTTATAGTCCTGTACAACCAAAACAAATCTAATCCTAGGACTTCGTGTTAAGAAATAGTAAATAAGAAGGCGAAGCGAAATTAGTGAATGTTATTGGGCTAGAAGTGATCTAACAGCAAGCCACAAAATCCATTACTTGCAAAATCTACTGTGGTGAGAATCTAACGAACATTCCAACAGAAGATTTCCCCACATGCCACAAGAAAGCATCTTTACTGACCGCCCCTCAATGGATGGCCCCCCTACAGCTAATTCTTATTATCATTTATTTTCCACAATCTTATTGATATTATTTAGCCTTATTTACACTTATATATGTGTGTAGGAGTGGGGGAGGGAGAGCTCATATTCTTGTATCCATACTGAAGTAAAATACTGGTTGAGCAATATGTCCCAGTATTATTTGTTTCAAGTCTGGACTGCAATTCAGGTTGTAATGGTGGTGGGTTTAGTATTCATTGCCATTAAATCTAGgtcatcaaagaagaagaaatatcCACCAGGTTAGCTTCATGTCTTTTGTCTTCTGTTCTTTGTTACTTAATATGGAAAATGAGTAATTGAAGTGAATAAACTGTGAATGCATGCAGCTGTGGGTGCATGGATGGTTGTGAGGGACCTTGTTCTGTTCAAGGATAAGGTGCCTCATAGAACATTCTACCACTGGGCTAAACGCTATGGTCCTGTCTATTCTGTCTGTACTGGCTTTTCATCTGCTGTTGTTGTATTGAATTCAGCCAAAGCTGCCAGACAAGTAAGTTGTTATTATGAATCTGCTCAGTTTAAATCTCAGCCATCTTTGCAGTTAAAAAGGTGTGTTTATAGCATATCAGTGCATAAAGATAACAACACACCTTATGTGTTTGTTACCTATAAACTCTATGCTTTCAACACATTTTTATAAacccattttttttttgttcaaataGAAGTTGTTATTAATCAAAGTCCTTGAGAGTGAAAATGTGTGTTGCAGGCCATGACAGACCATCATTCATCCATCACAGCGAAAAAACTCAATACAACCTTGCAAGTGCTGTCGTTGGATAAGTCAATGGTGGCCTTGTCAGACTATGGAAGAGATCATCGTTTAATGAAGAAGCTCATGGTCTCACACCTTCTCGGAACTGCTCCTCAAGTAATGTTTTCACTACTATGGCTTTTTCTCTGTATTTTGATATCATATCtgtttttatttgttttcattATATATGCTACCAACATCATTTAAAAAACGGAAAACTCTTTACTActaatttcatcaatttttacTTACCCACATATTTTTAAATACCCATCTACTTACAAGAATGGAACTTTTTCTTTTCCTGTTTTTGGTAATATTTTCTCATTTTCACTACTCATAACATATGTTACATCTACTTGTGCAAACAGAGAAATAATGCATCCATGAGAGAGGAAATGGTGCAGAAGCTAATAGCTTCCGTGTATCTGGAGTTGAAGAAAGCTTGCAATGATACAGTGAACATGAGCAAGATCATTCTTGATCACTTGTTTCATTTTGCTCTAAATCAGGTGACTTCTCATACCACAGTAATCTCTAATGTGGGAGCACCATACTTGTACCATTTTAAATTAACATTATTTATAGTTTAGTATTGAAATTTGGAAGAGCTTATCCATCAAATACATTTGTCCTTTTCATAAAAAGTAGTGGCAAAATGCTTATTAGATCAACTGGTAACTTTTTATATACCAAAAAAAAGCTCAGAAGCTTAATTTGTAGAAAGATTGTTAGTTCAACTGGTAAATTATCAGTAGTTGATAATTGTTTGGCATGGATTACAGGTGATAGGCAGAACTGTGGAACCCTTATACGTTGAAGAGTTGGGTAGTGAAATTGTATCGGTGAAAGACATGTATGATATCATAGTTGGGGAACCTGGAACTGCTGCTCTAGAAATCAATTGGAGAGACTTTATTCCTTATGTAAATCGATGGTTTCCTAACAAGAAACTACTTAGAATGTTAGATAATGTAACGAGGAGGAGGGCAGCACTTGTGAGGGCGCTCATTCGCCAAGAGAAGGACCTTCTATCCTCAGGAAAGGTAGCTTCACATTCTATACTGATTTGGCTGAAACCCATTAATCCTGTCTCTCAAATAATACCATTTTTACAAGTCATCTTCTTTTAATCAACACAAATGTTATGGTAAAGATGAAATAGTTACTCCTAAACCCATAtgttttttagggttttcttgtttcTTCAAGTGTATATTCATTAGATGATGAAATGTGTTAATGGGGTGAAGGAATCGAAAGGATATCTAGACATGCTTCTCAAGGAAGGTGAGATTCTGAGTGAGAGGCAGCTGGAGACTGCAATATGGGAGCCTGTTATTGAAAGCACTACTACAAGTCATGTTGCTATGGTTTGGGCTTTCTTCAACCTTGCCAAGCATCCTCACACTCAGGTACATTTCTGCAAAAATTTTCCCttttttatcaataaaatcatTCTATTTCAATGCAAGATTTCTGAAATCCTACCATGAAACCCACAGGAACGACTATACACAGAGCTAAAGCAAGTATGTGGAAAGAAAGCAGTAGAAGAAGAGGATTTGGGGAAGTTGGCATATCTGAAAGCAATATTTTATGAAACAGTACGCAGGCATTCTCCTTTGCCCCTAGTGCCACTACGTATCGTTCACGAGGATGTGGAGATTGACGGGTACCATGTTCCAGCAGGGCGGCAGGTACTATGATTAGCTTTTACAattaaaatacttgtttaaaaGAACTTGGACTGTTTGACAGAGTAAGGTCATCATCAGAGGAATTCAATGTCAGAAATCAATTATTAGCTTGTTTAAAAGAACTTGGACTGTTTGACTGAGTAAGGTCATCGTCACAGGAATTCGATGTCACAAATCAAAATTATTGGCTTTTTAGAATTAACACATAAAAAAGCAAAAACTTTTAAAAACTTAGATTCTAGGACATGGTGAGAAAGGCAACCATGCCATTAGTTTAGGGTTAATAGCTAAATattattagatttcaatatttcattgattaatTAAAAAGAAACAAATATTTAACTATTTATCAAGTTATTTAAACATAAAGCATATACTTGTGAGTAAGGAGAGTTATCAATTTTCTGTTTTAATATATagtgattatttattatttttatatataaatggGTGGAAGATGAAGTGAGTATTCCTTTGAGAAAGAGAAActgaaaaaatttaaatattaaaataattgtaAACAATACAAACTAGTTGCACATCAAGCTAAGGTACCAACAACTCTCTCTAACAAAAATCAAACATAATATATCACTTAGTGTcttcaaattttttattaatttttaaatttataaataaaaataatacataatttgaaaactaaaaatctaactaaaagattaaaaaaaagtgTTCTTTATATTACCATTACTTAAATGACAACATACTCAAACATAATGTATTACTCACTCTTTAAAATTACTCTTTCTTCTCATTAGATTATAAGCAAAAACGTTACACACTTCTCTTTAGATACATTATTAGATTTTATTTAACTAAAAGTAAAAATTAATACATGTTGGATATGTTATTTGTATTACCATCATTTAAgtcaataaatatatatgtattttataaaatcaaattaaaatggTAAAGATAAAGATAATAAAGTAGTGCATAACTAAACTTTAAATGTTTATAATTATGAAAATATAATATCTAAATAAAAAAGTAAGTATAATTATGAATGATATATAAATCTGTGGATTACTTGTTTTGAAACTAATTTCTTGTAAGTTTATTTGACTGTTTTTAATATGTTTAGCAattaaaaaataaacatgtttaattttattattgttttatttttttagataTTAATCAATATATGGGGAGCAAACAACTATGAGGGAGAATGGGAAAATGCAAATGAGTGGAATCCAGACAGACAACTCAAGTTTCCTATAGAAGAGGATATTTATAGAAGCATGGTGTTTGGAGCAGGGAATAGGTTGTGTGCAGGATGGACACAGGCAGTGACAATAGCCTCCTTAGTTATTGGGAGGATTGTTCAAAATTTCAAATTGGAAATGCCAATTGGACATGAGGAAGACTATGACACAATAGAAAACACAGGAACTCACAAGTTGCATCCTCTCTTTTGTATTCTCACACCTAGAAATGTCTAATTCATGTAACCATGTTTTTCATTTGGATAATAATATTGATGATGCATCATATTTTATGATGCTTAACATTATGTATTTGTAGAGGAAAACTTTTTCTTGTATTTGAACTATAATCCTCTCATTATTTAAGTGCAATTGTTTATATTTACTTTCCAAATTAACAATCAATTCATTTTAGGAAAGAATATTATTTATATGCTTAATAGAAAGATTAAGATAGTAAATAATATTAAAAGAGAAGGCTCTTATAATGAAAACTACACTTATAGATTTGCAAAAgggaattttttatatttaatagttattatttATGTGAATAGAA includes:
- the LOC131079401 gene encoding ent-kaurene oxidase 2 yields the protein MSQYYLFQVWTAIQVVMVVGLVFIAIKSRSSKKKKYPPAVGAWMVVRDLVLFKDKVPHRTFYHWAKRYGPVYSVCTGFSSAVVVLNSAKAARQAMTDHHSSITAKKLNTTLQVLSLDKSMVALSDYGRDHRLMKKLMVSHLLGTAPQRNNASMREEMVQKLIASVYLELKKACNDTVNMSKIILDHLFHFALNQVIGRTVEPLYVEELGSEIVSVKDMYDIIVGEPGTAALEINWRDFIPYVNRWFPNKKLLRMLDNVTRRRAALVRALIRQEKDLLSSGKESKGYLDMLLKEGEILSERQLETAIWEPVIESTTTSHVAMVWAFFNLAKHPHTQERLYTELKQVCGKKAVEEEDLGKLAYLKAIFYETVRRHSPLPLVPLRIVHEDVEIDGYHVPAGRQILINIWGANNYEGEWENANEWNPDRQLKFPIEEDIYRSMVFGAGNRLCAGWTQAVTIASLVIGRIVQNFKLEMPIGHEEDYDTIENTGTHKLHPLFCILTPRNV